A genomic segment from Phragmites australis chromosome 6, lpPhrAust1.1, whole genome shotgun sequence encodes:
- the LOC133921173 gene encoding MADS-box transcription factor 22-like isoform X1, with amino-acid sequence MARERREIKRIESAAARQVTFSKRRRGLFKKAEELSVLCDADVALIVFSSTGKLSQFSSSSMNEVIDKYNTHSKNLGKADQPSLDLNLEHSKYANLNEQLAEASLRLRQMRGEELEGLSVEELQKLEKNLESGLHRVLQTKDEHFLEQINELQRKSSLLAEENMQLRNQIQVSQIPPAGKQAVADTENVIAEDGQSSESVMTALNSGSSQDNDDGSDVSLKLALPCVPWK; translated from the exons ATGGCGAGGGAGCGGCGGGAGATAAAGAGGATAGAGagcgcggcggcgcggcaggTCACGTTCTCCAAGCGCCGCCGCGGGCTCTTCAAGAAGGCCGAGGAGCTCTCCGTGCTGTGTGACGCCGACGTCGCGCTCATCGTCTTCTCCTCCACTGGGAAGCTCTCCCAGTTCTCCAGCTCCAG TATGAATGAGGTCATCGACAAGTACAACACACATTCTAAGAACCTGGGGAAAGCAGACCAACCTTCGCTTGACTTGAAC ttAGAACACAGCAAATATGCGAATTTGAATGAGCAACTTGCAGAAGCAAGCCTTCGACTTAG GCAGATGAGAGGTGAGGAGCTTGAGGGATTGAGTGTTGAAGAACTCCAGAAGTTGGAGAAGAACCTGGAATCTGGTCTGCATAGGGTGCTTCAAACCAAG GATGAACACTTCTTGGAACAGATCAATGAACTCCAGAGAAAG AGTTCACTGCTGGCAGAGGAGAACATGCAACTGAGGAATCAA ATACAGGTATCCCAGATACCACCAGCTGGCAAGCAAGCAGTTGCTGATACTGAAAACGTTATTGCTGAAGACGGGCAGTCCTCTGAATCTGTGATGACTGCATTGAACTCTGGAAGCTCACAGGATAATGATGATGGTTCGGATGTATCCCTGAAATTAGC GTTGCCTTGTGTTCCATGGAAGTAA
- the LOC133921173 gene encoding MADS-box transcription factor 22-like isoform X2 — MARERREIKRIESAAARQVTFSKRRRGLFKKAEELSVLCDADVALIVFSSTGKLSQFSSSSMNEVIDKYNTHSKNLGKADQPSLDLNLEHSKYANLNEQLAEASLRLRQMRGEELEGLSVEELQKLEKNLESGLHRVLQTKDEHFLEQINELQRKSSLLAEENMQLRNQVSQIPPAGKQAVADTENVIAEDGQSSESVMTALNSGSSQDNDDGSDVSLKLALPCVPWK, encoded by the exons ATGGCGAGGGAGCGGCGGGAGATAAAGAGGATAGAGagcgcggcggcgcggcaggTCACGTTCTCCAAGCGCCGCCGCGGGCTCTTCAAGAAGGCCGAGGAGCTCTCCGTGCTGTGTGACGCCGACGTCGCGCTCATCGTCTTCTCCTCCACTGGGAAGCTCTCCCAGTTCTCCAGCTCCAG TATGAATGAGGTCATCGACAAGTACAACACACATTCTAAGAACCTGGGGAAAGCAGACCAACCTTCGCTTGACTTGAAC ttAGAACACAGCAAATATGCGAATTTGAATGAGCAACTTGCAGAAGCAAGCCTTCGACTTAG GCAGATGAGAGGTGAGGAGCTTGAGGGATTGAGTGTTGAAGAACTCCAGAAGTTGGAGAAGAACCTGGAATCTGGTCTGCATAGGGTGCTTCAAACCAAG GATGAACACTTCTTGGAACAGATCAATGAACTCCAGAGAAAG AGTTCACTGCTGGCAGAGGAGAACATGCAACTGAGGAATCAA GTATCCCAGATACCACCAGCTGGCAAGCAAGCAGTTGCTGATACTGAAAACGTTATTGCTGAAGACGGGCAGTCCTCTGAATCTGTGATGACTGCATTGAACTCTGGAAGCTCACAGGATAATGATGATGGTTCGGATGTATCCCTGAAATTAGC GTTGCCTTGTGTTCCATGGAAGTAA